In a genomic window of Dyadobacter fermentans DSM 18053:
- a CDS encoding DUF4249 domain-containing protein, producing MKTRLIAFVLLFLVSCETVVDNIPETRLPKTASKLVVHSFISPQNTQINVAVTESTPLFSDMDGKEDVIETALVKISDEMNEITIPFDPKTGLYSIDQSKFPIVASKTYTLHVSEGERVVTAHCQVPGNTPVIQSYSLDTTTGSHFSREDTALVLKMSWQDIPNDTNYYRVRAQGEMEYSVPDAGPAGKRTRSELDFSWQESSGHSEWQSDRNLDGSLFSSPTGRLFIPTFITPAPSSGSPPKQHDSQFRLIALTMMVYNSDVNYYKYHRSVQQRMDTENPLSEPSQIYSNIDGGLGCFGAYTAGKLIYRPE from the coding sequence ATGAAAACTAGATTGATTGCGTTCGTCCTGCTTTTTCTGGTTTCCTGTGAAACAGTAGTAGACAACATTCCGGAAACCAGATTACCAAAAACTGCTTCTAAACTGGTGGTTCATTCCTTTATTTCTCCGCAAAACACGCAGATCAACGTGGCCGTCACCGAATCCACGCCATTGTTCTCCGACATGGACGGGAAAGAAGATGTGATCGAAACTGCATTAGTTAAAATTTCCGATGAGATGAATGAAATTACGATCCCATTTGATCCAAAGACCGGGCTATACAGCATCGACCAAAGTAAATTTCCGATTGTTGCATCCAAAACCTATACACTTCATGTATCGGAAGGCGAAAGAGTCGTAACTGCGCACTGCCAGGTTCCGGGTAATACTCCCGTCATTCAATCCTATTCACTGGATACTACGACAGGTAGCCATTTCAGTCGCGAAGACACAGCTCTCGTCCTCAAAATGAGCTGGCAGGATATCCCGAACGATACAAATTACTACCGTGTCCGGGCGCAGGGAGAAATGGAGTACAGTGTGCCCGATGCCGGTCCCGCAGGTAAAAGGACGCGAAGCGAGCTCGATTTCTCCTGGCAAGAATCGTCCGGACATAGCGAATGGCAATCGGACCGCAACCTGGACGGCTCACTCTTTTCTTCGCCCACAGGAAGATTATTTATACCGACGTTCATCACACCGGCACCGAGCTCCGGCAGTCCTCCTAAGCAGCATGATTCACAATTCCGGTTAATTGCGTTGACGATGATGGTGTATAACTCGGACGTAAACTATTACAAATACCACCGCTCCGTACAGCAGCGCATGGACACCGAAAATCCTTTGAGCGAACCTTCGCAGATTTACAGCAACATCGACGGCGGCTTGGGTTGTTTTGGTGCATATACTGCCGGAAAGCTCATCTATCGGCCTGAATGA
- a CDS encoding SusC/RagA family TonB-linked outer membrane protein: protein MAGAVMTGFTGQVYAMRPSNPAIRVIDRTVSGKVTSVEDNIGIPGVSVVLKGSKTGTNTDADGNFKINVPEDNAVLVFSAVGFTTQEVAVGNKSTVDIVLASDQKILTEVVVVGYGTQKKSQLTGAISSVGAKEINEMPITNLGQALQGRAAGVDVTQSGSKPGTVPRILIRGRRSFNAGNDPLYVVDGIPLAGGYEDMNPSDIQSMEVLKDATATAIYGSRGANGVVIVTTKRGGQKGKTTVSYDGYVGVSKALDKVDLFNGPEFAEFVREAYRATGGYKDAAGNAIPTGVINAEADAKVAVLGGDPNVAKGIANGTSTDWQDLVVGTGMMQNHSIGVQGGSDRTQFYISGGYFRDKGVIKEANFTRFSLRANIDHNVNKWLKVGLSSYMMNSIRNGENLNTYGMTINQNPLAVPYDENGKLIFSPTNDALLTNPLAELVKGAQVDQMKRYRIFNSLYTEFNILPGLKYRVNFGPDFVISRYGRFIGSMTNARKGGDAQANTGNAIQFNWTLENIVNYTKTFGGKHNLNITALHSIQRDRAEVYSSSVQGVPVESQSFYNIGAATTVFSPGSGLVEWTINSFMGRLNYDYNDKYLLTLTIRRDGSSRFGENSKYGNFPGVAVGWNIGNEDFLKGVTWVDLLKVRAGWGKVGNTGLAPYQTQAFLGRTSYAWNTTPAYGYRPGTIGNADLRWESSATANVGLDFSLVRGRVQGSLEFYQTNTTALLLSDQLPGSIGFNAVTRNVGETRNRGIELGVTTTNVNTNSGFKWTTDFTFTKNTEAILSLYNGKVDDLGNGWFIGRPLSTVYDYRKIGIWQTNEADAAKAVNSEVGQIKLKDIDGDGKINANDREIIGSDVPDFSGGITNRFSFKGFDLSFFFFARVGNLIRSEFHRNNNALAGRYQQMKVDYWTPNNPTNEFPRPKSNQEFPVYGSTLTYFDGTFVKLRNVNVGYTFTPELSKKLGMESLRLYSSIQQPFIWAKYRNKYNGVDPETTGLAAGGTGITPATMVITFGLNAKF from the coding sequence ATGGCTGGTGCGGTGATGACGGGTTTTACAGGGCAGGTCTATGCAATGAGGCCTTCAAATCCGGCCATCAGGGTGATCGACAGAACGGTGTCGGGCAAGGTGACTTCCGTAGAGGATAACATCGGTATCCCGGGCGTTTCGGTTGTGTTGAAGGGAAGCAAAACAGGTACCAACACCGATGCCGACGGCAATTTCAAAATCAATGTGCCCGAGGACAATGCGGTGCTGGTGTTTTCAGCGGTAGGTTTTACAACGCAGGAAGTTGCCGTTGGTAATAAAAGTACAGTCGACATTGTGCTCGCGAGCGACCAGAAAATATTGACGGAAGTTGTGGTAGTGGGGTATGGTACCCAAAAGAAAAGTCAGCTTACCGGTGCTATTTCGTCGGTAGGTGCGAAGGAAATCAATGAAATGCCTATTACCAACCTCGGACAGGCCTTGCAGGGCCGCGCAGCAGGGGTGGACGTAACGCAGTCGGGTTCCAAGCCCGGTACCGTGCCGAGAATCCTCATCCGCGGCCGCCGTTCGTTCAATGCAGGTAACGATCCTTTATATGTAGTAGACGGTATCCCCCTGGCGGGCGGGTATGAAGATATGAACCCCAGCGATATCCAGTCGATGGAGGTACTGAAAGATGCGACGGCAACCGCCATTTACGGTTCCCGCGGGGCGAACGGCGTTGTGATCGTGACCACCAAGCGCGGCGGCCAGAAAGGCAAAACGACCGTGAGCTACGATGGTTACGTGGGTGTTTCCAAAGCATTGGATAAAGTAGACCTGTTTAATGGGCCCGAGTTCGCGGAATTCGTTCGCGAAGCCTACCGCGCCACTGGCGGTTATAAGGATGCAGCCGGCAATGCAATTCCTACGGGCGTGATCAATGCGGAAGCGGATGCGAAAGTAGCGGTACTCGGCGGCGACCCCAATGTGGCCAAAGGTATCGCCAACGGCACCAGCACCGACTGGCAGGACCTCGTGGTGGGCACCGGCATGATGCAAAACCACTCGATCGGCGTTCAGGGTGGAAGCGATCGTACGCAATTCTACATTTCGGGCGGCTATTTCCGGGACAAAGGGGTTATTAAAGAAGCGAACTTTACTCGTTTCTCTCTTCGCGCGAACATTGACCATAATGTGAACAAATGGTTGAAAGTGGGTCTCTCGTCCTACATGATGAACAGCATCCGCAACGGTGAAAACCTGAATACCTACGGCATGACCATTAACCAGAACCCGCTAGCGGTGCCTTATGACGAAAATGGTAAACTGATTTTCTCACCTACCAACGACGCCTTGCTCACCAACCCGCTCGCGGAGCTTGTGAAAGGAGCGCAGGTGGATCAGATGAAACGTTACCGCATTTTCAACAGCCTTTACACCGAATTCAACATTCTGCCGGGTTTGAAATACCGCGTGAATTTCGGTCCTGACTTCGTTATCAGCCGCTATGGACGCTTCATCGGCTCCATGACCAACGCCAGAAAAGGAGGGGACGCGCAAGCGAATACCGGTAATGCGATTCAGTTCAACTGGACTTTGGAGAACATTGTGAACTATACCAAAACATTCGGTGGAAAGCACAACCTGAACATTACTGCCCTGCACTCCATCCAGCGTGACCGCGCGGAGGTGTATTCTTCTTCGGTGCAAGGGGTGCCTGTCGAATCACAGTCCTTTTATAACATCGGGGCTGCTACCACCGTATTTTCTCCCGGAAGCGGTCTGGTTGAATGGACGATCAACTCGTTCATGGGTCGTTTGAATTACGATTACAATGATAAATACCTGCTCACGCTGACTATTCGCCGTGACGGTTCGAGCCGGTTCGGTGAAAACAGCAAGTACGGTAACTTCCCAGGTGTGGCGGTAGGGTGGAATATCGGTAATGAGGATTTCCTCAAAGGCGTAACCTGGGTGGACCTGCTGAAAGTGCGTGCTGGCTGGGGTAAAGTGGGTAACACCGGTTTGGCGCCGTACCAGACGCAAGCATTCCTCGGCCGCACCAGCTATGCATGGAACACGACACCGGCTTACGGATACCGCCCCGGAACAATCGGAAATGCGGATTTGCGGTGGGAATCTTCGGCTACTGCTAACGTAGGTCTCGATTTCAGTCTCGTTCGCGGACGTGTTCAGGGTTCATTGGAATTCTATCAAACCAATACCACTGCATTACTTTTGTCTGACCAGCTGCCTGGCTCCATCGGTTTCAATGCCGTTACCCGCAACGTGGGCGAAACGCGTAACCGCGGTATCGAGCTCGGTGTGACCACGACCAACGTTAATACCAACAGTGGTTTCAAATGGACAACCGACTTTACATTTACTAAAAACACCGAGGCGATCCTTTCACTTTACAATGGAAAAGTGGATGACCTGGGCAACGGCTGGTTCATCGGTCGTCCGCTGAGCACCGTGTACGACTACCGCAAAATCGGGATCTGGCAAACCAACGAAGCCGATGCAGCGAAAGCCGTGAACAGCGAAGTGGGACAAATCAAACTGAAAGACATCGACGGCGACGGCAAGATCAATGCGAACGACCGCGAGATCATCGGTTCCGATGTGCCTGATTTCAGTGGCGGTATTACCAACCGTTTCTCTTTCAAAGGCTTCGACCTCTCGTTCTTCTTCTTTGCACGTGTAGGTAACCTGATCCGCAGCGAGTTCCACCGTAACAATAATGCATTGGCAGGCCGCTATCAGCAAATGAAAGTAGATTACTGGACGCCGAATAACCCAACCAACGAGTTCCCTCGTCCGAAAAGTAACCAGGAGTTTCCGGTTTACGGCAGCACGCTTACTTACTTCGACGGAACATTCGTGAAGCTGAGAAACGTGAACGTAGGTTATACCTTTACGCCTGAATTGTCGAAAAAACTGGGAATGGAATCACTGCGCTTGTATTCGAGCATCCAGCAGCCGTTTATCTGGGCCAAATACCGCAACAAATACAACGGTGTTGACCCTGAAACAACCGGCCTCGCAGCAGGCGGTACCGGCATAACCCCCGCCACGATGGTGATCACATTCGGCTTGAACGCGAAATTCTAA
- a CDS encoding TonB-dependent receptor has product MKHILSIALICISLQAFAQRITISGFVKEATSQEQLPGANVYIEGTSFGTATNSYGFYSLTVPLADSAVLVFSCIGYRRHEHKISLRENKQLNVWLIPDNQLDEVVIKTQRDDPVSDVQMSQINVSVQQIKKIPAFFGEKDVLKVLQLMPGVQKGTEGQTGLYVRGGGPDQNLIILDDALVYNANHLFGFFSVFNSDAIKSVELTKGGFPARYGGRLSSVVDMNMKEGSKDRLHGEGGIGLLSSRLTLEGPIRKEKSSFLLSARRTYLDVLAAPIIANAQKGQDERSKPGYYFYDLNAKVNFDISQKDKLYLSSYFGRDKFYMRDKSRFYRSNVNLYWGNATATLRWNHLFTQKLFANSSLIFSNFNFGVVSEFTNLDDKGAEIGFSSSCYQSSIRDVSLKTDFDYYPHPQHSVRFGIQAVFHKSTPSALDITGADINPEVNKPAQNLYSTESGAYLEDTWQLSDAFKLNMGIRLSTFVTQGKTYVRPEPRASAALRLAKNLSMKLSYAMMNQYVHLLSNTGVGLPTDLWVPATKKIVPQHSEQFAGGFAGYLERPALTVTMEGYYKKMDHILSYKEGASFVNIDGEDFNEVSWQDNVTAGRGWSYGAELLVQKKSGKLSGWAGYTLSWTRWNFPQINFGRTFFPRHDRRHDICIVGIYEINKRITLSGTWVYGTGNALTLPVSTYNAVTERFSGASISNDAHLLSTSMTEYSGRGNFRAEPFHRMDLAIQFHKRKKRYDRTWEFAIYNVYSRKNPFFYDIDTDQANHREMKKYSLFPILPSLSYNFKF; this is encoded by the coding sequence ATGAAACACATTCTTTCAATTGCACTAATATGCATTTCGCTCCAAGCGTTCGCTCAACGTATAACCATAAGCGGGTTTGTTAAAGAAGCTACCAGCCAGGAGCAATTGCCGGGCGCTAATGTCTACATCGAGGGGACTTCGTTCGGGACAGCAACCAATTCCTACGGATTTTATTCCCTCACCGTCCCGCTCGCCGATTCGGCGGTGCTTGTATTCTCATGCATCGGTTACCGGCGTCACGAACATAAAATCAGTCTTAGAGAAAATAAGCAGCTTAATGTCTGGCTAATCCCCGATAACCAGCTTGATGAAGTAGTCATAAAAACGCAGCGCGACGATCCGGTGAGCGATGTGCAAATGAGCCAAATCAACGTCTCCGTTCAGCAGATCAAGAAAATACCCGCATTTTTTGGTGAAAAAGATGTGTTGAAAGTACTACAACTCATGCCTGGGGTGCAGAAAGGAACGGAGGGTCAAACCGGCTTGTATGTACGTGGCGGCGGACCTGATCAAAACCTCATCATTCTGGACGATGCCCTGGTTTACAATGCCAATCACCTGTTCGGTTTCTTTTCGGTTTTCAATAGTGACGCGATCAAGAGTGTGGAGCTTACCAAGGGCGGATTCCCGGCACGCTACGGCGGGCGGCTTTCATCGGTCGTCGACATGAATATGAAAGAAGGCAGCAAGGACCGGCTTCATGGCGAGGGCGGCATTGGCTTGCTATCGTCGCGCCTGACGCTGGAAGGACCGATCAGGAAGGAAAAGTCGTCGTTTCTGCTGTCAGCCAGAAGAACGTATCTCGATGTACTGGCGGCGCCAATCATTGCCAACGCGCAAAAAGGCCAGGATGAACGCTCTAAGCCAGGTTACTACTTTTACGATCTCAATGCAAAAGTAAATTTTGATATCAGCCAAAAGGATAAGCTATACCTGAGCAGCTACTTCGGCCGGGATAAGTTTTATATGCGCGATAAGAGTCGGTTCTACCGGTCGAATGTAAATTTGTACTGGGGTAATGCGACCGCTACGCTGCGCTGGAACCACCTTTTTACACAAAAATTATTTGCCAACTCTTCACTGATATTCAGCAATTTTAACTTCGGCGTCGTCAGCGAATTTACCAACTTAGACGATAAAGGTGCTGAAATCGGATTTAGCAGCTCCTGTTATCAATCCAGTATCAGGGATGTTAGTCTGAAAACAGATTTTGACTATTATCCCCACCCACAACACAGTGTGAGGTTCGGCATTCAGGCTGTTTTCCACAAATCGACGCCTTCCGCACTTGACATTACCGGGGCGGACATTAATCCCGAGGTCAACAAGCCAGCCCAGAACTTATATTCTACTGAGTCGGGAGCGTATCTGGAAGATACCTGGCAACTGTCAGATGCATTCAAGCTGAACATGGGTATCAGGCTAAGCACATTTGTAACGCAAGGCAAGACATACGTCCGCCCGGAGCCCAGAGCGTCAGCGGCACTCCGGCTGGCAAAGAATCTCTCGATGAAATTATCCTATGCGATGATGAACCAGTATGTCCATTTGTTGTCGAACACCGGCGTTGGTCTGCCCACCGATTTGTGGGTACCTGCTACCAAGAAGATCGTGCCGCAGCACTCGGAACAATTTGCCGGCGGTTTTGCCGGCTATCTCGAACGGCCGGCATTGACAGTAACGATGGAAGGCTATTACAAGAAAATGGACCATATACTTTCCTACAAAGAGGGGGCCTCGTTTGTAAATATTGATGGGGAAGATTTTAATGAGGTAAGCTGGCAGGACAATGTTACGGCCGGACGCGGCTGGTCTTATGGAGCCGAGTTACTCGTTCAGAAGAAATCGGGGAAGCTGTCGGGCTGGGCAGGGTACACATTATCGTGGACGCGTTGGAATTTTCCGCAAATCAATTTCGGACGCACATTTTTTCCCAGGCATGATCGTCGCCACGACATTTGCATTGTAGGAATATATGAAATTAACAAGCGGATCACCCTGTCCGGCACCTGGGTATACGGCACAGGTAATGCACTCACTTTGCCCGTTTCGACCTACAACGCTGTGACGGAGCGGTTCTCGGGTGCGAGCATTTCCAACGACGCACATTTGCTCAGCACCTCGATGACCGAATATTCCGGAAGAGGCAATTTCCGCGCCGAGCCGTTTCACCGGATGGACCTGGCCATTCAGTTTCACAAGCGGAAAAAGCGATACGATCGGACCTGGGAATTTGCGATCTACAATGTTTACAGCAGAAAGAACCCGTTTTTTTACGACATCGACACCGACCAGGCCAATCATCGCGAGATGAAAAAATATTCGCTCTTCCCTATTCTGCCGTCTCTTAGCTACAACTTCAAATTCTAA
- the alaS gene encoding alanine--tRNA ligase, giving the protein MTSHQIRQAFLDFFRSKEHLIVPSAPLVAKNDPTLMFNNSGMAQFKDFFLGNGTPPSRRIADTQKCLRVSGKHNDLEDVGFDTYHHTMFEMLGNWSFGDYFKKEAIAWAWELLTDVYKLPKDRLYVSVFEGNEADGVPFDQEAWDLWKGIVGEERIILGNKKDNFWEMGDTGPCGPCSEIHIDLRSPAEVAEVSGKSLVNNDHPQVVEIWNLVFMQFERKADGSLIPLPSTHVDTGMGFERLCMAIQQKTSNYDTDVFQNTINVLETLSGKKYGQNDEPFADIAMRVISDHIRAVSFAITDGQLPSNVKAGYVIRRILRRAVRYGYSYLGFQEPFFHKLVPVLAEQFKDVFTELKDQEEFVTRVILEEEKSFLRTLESGLKRLDSIIGGLKETGLNTIPGDEVFELSDTFGFPVDLTALIAREKNFRIDEAGYQDALAEQKKRSRQDAAKEATDWIELRESDGVEFLGYDFEETHSHIVKYRKVKTKAGEEYHIVLDRTPFYAEMGGQVGDTGALLLNSGSKEDGARSISIVDTKKENDLFVHISRDKNLDEALSGAGIVTAQINVERRNKIKSNHTATHLMLSSMREVLGTHVSQKGSYLNDEVLRFDFAHFSKVTDEELRKIEDRVNEKIRENIALEERRNVPIQQALDAGATATFGEKYGDFVRLIIFDPKFSFELCGGTHVPSTGEIGVFKFISEGSVSAGVRRVEAVTGEKALELMRQQEETLNKIKDLLKGPTDLIKAVENLIEERSALQKKISALENEKIQALKTTLVENMETHSTFNLIVQKVDVPSADSLKQLSYELRDQVENLIAVFGAEIGGKPQLSVFIAENIVAETGLNAGKIVKDLAREIRGGGGGQPFFATAGGSDASGLDVALEKAKGLF; this is encoded by the coding sequence ATGACCTCGCATCAAATACGTCAGGCTTTTCTTGATTTTTTCCGCAGTAAAGAGCATTTAATTGTACCCTCGGCGCCGCTGGTAGCCAAGAACGACCCCACTCTGATGTTCAACAACTCCGGAATGGCGCAGTTCAAGGACTTTTTCCTCGGCAACGGCACCCCGCCGTCGCGCAGGATCGCGGATACACAGAAATGCCTGCGCGTTTCGGGAAAGCATAATGACCTCGAAGATGTTGGTTTTGACACCTATCACCACACCATGTTCGAAATGCTCGGCAACTGGTCGTTTGGTGATTATTTCAAAAAAGAAGCGATTGCCTGGGCGTGGGAACTGCTGACGGACGTTTACAAACTTCCGAAAGACCGGCTGTACGTGTCTGTATTCGAAGGGAATGAGGCCGACGGCGTGCCGTTCGACCAGGAAGCGTGGGATCTTTGGAAAGGCATTGTAGGCGAAGAACGCATTATCCTGGGCAATAAGAAGGACAATTTCTGGGAAATGGGCGATACCGGTCCGTGCGGCCCCTGCTCCGAAATCCATATAGATTTGCGCTCGCCGGCCGAGGTGGCGGAAGTTTCGGGCAAATCGCTCGTGAACAACGACCATCCGCAGGTGGTGGAGATATGGAACCTGGTATTCATGCAGTTTGAGCGCAAGGCCGACGGCTCGCTGATCCCCCTCCCGTCGACGCACGTTGATACCGGAATGGGCTTTGAGCGCCTTTGCATGGCCATCCAGCAAAAAACATCGAACTATGACACCGACGTTTTCCAAAACACTATTAATGTACTTGAAACGCTTTCGGGCAAGAAATACGGGCAGAATGACGAGCCGTTTGCCGACATCGCGATGCGCGTCATCTCCGATCACATTCGGGCCGTGTCGTTCGCGATCACGGATGGTCAGTTGCCTTCCAATGTGAAAGCGGGCTATGTGATCCGCCGCATTCTCCGCCGCGCGGTGCGGTATGGCTACTCCTACCTGGGCTTTCAGGAGCCATTCTTCCACAAGCTGGTGCCGGTACTGGCTGAGCAGTTCAAGGATGTGTTTACGGAGCTGAAAGACCAGGAAGAATTTGTAACGCGCGTGATCCTGGAAGAGGAAAAAAGCTTCTTGCGCACGCTGGAATCGGGTTTAAAAAGGCTGGACAGCATTATCGGCGGACTGAAAGAAACTGGCCTCAACACGATCCCCGGCGACGAGGTTTTCGAACTGAGCGATACCTTCGGCTTCCCGGTGGACCTTACCGCGTTGATCGCCCGTGAAAAGAATTTCCGGATTGACGAAGCCGGTTACCAGGATGCATTGGCAGAGCAGAAAAAACGCTCCCGCCAGGATGCCGCCAAAGAAGCTACCGACTGGATCGAGCTACGCGAATCCGATGGCGTGGAATTCCTGGGCTATGATTTTGAAGAAACCCACAGCCATATTGTGAAATACCGCAAGGTGAAAACCAAGGCTGGCGAGGAGTACCATATCGTGCTCGACCGCACGCCTTTTTATGCTGAAATGGGCGGACAGGTTGGAGATACCGGAGCATTGCTATTGAATTCAGGGAGTAAGGAGGATGGAGCAAGGAGCATTAGTATTGTAGATACAAAAAAGGAGAACGACCTTTTTGTACATATTTCGCGAGACAAGAACCTCGATGAGGCATTGTCCGGCGCGGGCATTGTGACTGCTCAAATCAATGTGGAGCGCCGCAACAAAATCAAATCGAACCACACGGCTACGCACCTCATGCTCTCGTCTATGCGCGAGGTGCTGGGTACGCATGTGAGCCAGAAAGGTTCCTATTTAAATGATGAAGTACTCCGTTTCGACTTTGCGCATTTCTCTAAGGTGACCGACGAGGAACTCAGAAAGATCGAAGACCGCGTGAATGAGAAGATCCGCGAGAATATTGCATTGGAAGAAAGAAGGAACGTGCCCATTCAGCAGGCGCTGGATGCGGGCGCTACCGCGACTTTCGGTGAAAAATACGGCGATTTTGTGCGCCTGATCATCTTCGATCCGAAGTTCTCTTTCGAGCTTTGCGGGGGGACACACGTGCCTTCTACCGGGGAGATCGGTGTGTTTAAATTCATTTCCGAAGGTTCGGTGTCAGCTGGTGTTCGCCGCGTGGAGGCTGTGACCGGAGAAAAAGCATTGGAACTGATGCGCCAGCAGGAGGAAACTCTGAACAAAATCAAAGACCTGCTCAAAGGCCCGACCGATCTTATCAAAGCCGTCGAAAACCTGATCGAAGAGCGTTCGGCATTGCAGAAAAAGATCTCCGCGTTGGAAAACGAGAAGATCCAGGCATTGAAAACCACGCTGGTTGAGAATATGGAAACCCATAGCACCTTCAACCTGATCGTGCAGAAAGTGGACGTCCCGTCGGCAGATTCGCTGAAACAGCTCTCCTACGAGCTGCGCGACCAGGTGGAGAACCTGATCGCCGTTTTCGGCGCTGAAATCGGCGGCAAACCGCAACTTTCGGTATTCATTGCCGAGAATATCGTTGCCGAAACCGGCCTTAATGCAGGAAAGATCGTGAAAGACCTCGCGAGGGAAATCCGCGGCGGCGGTGGCGGGCAGCCTTTCTTCGCCACAGCCGGCGGCTCGGATGCCAGCGGACTGGATGTGGCGCTCGAAAAAGCGAAAGGCTTGTTCTAA